AATCCGTGCAGTAAATAACAATCCCCTAGTATATGATGCTACTAGGGGATTGTTATTTTGCTAAACATATTACGAAAAAGTTAGCTTGATTTTTTTCTTTTATTTTTTACATTTCGATAAAACAAAGCAGCGCTCAGTGGCATAACACCAAACCATTTATTTAAGAATGGCTCTTTCTCCGCACGACGTTGTTGTTTCTGTTGTTTTCGATCCTCTTTTGGAGCATCCATATATGACACAAATTGCTGTGTCACAAAGCGTACATAATCATTAGTAGACATATTATCATCACCTCTACTTGATTAGTATGTCCACTTT
This Bacillus mycoides DNA region includes the following protein-coding sequences:
- a CDS encoding YqzE family protein; this translates as MSTNDYVRFVTQQFVSYMDAPKEDRKQQKQQRRAEKEPFLNKWFGVMPLSAALFYRNVKNKRKKSS